A region of the Thermogladius calderae 1633 genome:
AGGAGCAATTAGGGAGGCTACAGGAGTGGGTTTACAACAACCTCGGGCTGGAGATAGAGCTCGACAAGGTGTTTACCTTCATCGTCTTCACGGGGTTGAAGAAGAACTATCTCGGGCGGTCTAGCGATGGCGGGATCGAGATAAAAGGCCTTATTGCCAAGAAGAAGAACACGCCCGACTTCCTCAAGAACTTCTTCGAGGAGATAATCGAGAGGATGAGAGTCGTCTCAAACCCAGCGGACCTCAAGGAATTCGAGGAATGGTTAAGGAGCGAGGTGAAGGAGAAGTACGTTAGCTTGAAGAGGAAGGAGATAACTCTCGACCAGCTCACGATCAGGACTGGTTTGACCAAGAAGGTCGAGGAGTACACGAAGAACACGCCACCCCATGTTAAAGCAGCTATACAGTTGAAGAACTACGGTATCCACGTTGGGGAGAACGACATTATAGCGTACGTGAAAGTTAAGAGCAAGGACGGTGTGAAGGCGATTCAGTTGGCAAAACTCGCCGATATAGACCCCGACAAGTACATCGAGAACATAAGGAGTAGCCTCGAACAGCTACTTGAGGCGATAGGGCTGGACTGGGACAGCATTATCGGGACGAGGGTAAGCGACCTGTTGGCCAGGTCAAAATAGAGTACACGGGATAGAAAGGTATATAGGCTTTTGATCCAATTAGAGACTCAGCCGATAGGTGATTACCTCATGCCAAAGAAGAGGGAGAGTAGGGGACGTAGAAAGGGTGATAAGGGCAAAGTAGAGATGATACAGTGTGACAACTGCGGGAGGCTTGTCCCCGCAGACAAGGCTATATGTGTCACGAGAATGTACAGCCCTGTAGCTCCTCAATTAGCTCAAGAACTAGAGAAGAAGGGCGCCATAATAATGAAGTACCCTGTTAGGAAGTGCTACTGTATATCGTGCGCTATACACTACGGTATTATCAAGGTCAGACCAGAGGAAGAGAGGAAGGCTAGAGGGCTGGTTATTTAGAGACAGGGATACGGTTTTAACCTCTTTAAGGCATTTAAACGGCTCTGAGAACGGGTGATCGAATGGCTTCCATAAAGAAGGTAGTACTCGTCACCGCGGAACACCACCCCTATCACA
Encoded here:
- a CDS encoding 30S ribosomal protein S26e; the protein is MPKKRESRGRRKGDKGKVEMIQCDNCGRLVPADKAICVTRMYSPVAPQLAQELEKKGAIIMKYPVRKCYCISCAIHYGIIKVRPEEERKARGLVI